gaaatcggtcagcccctgatcagccccaaagtgcatcggcccaccgggaaaatgcccggtatgccagattaccagtccagccctgcccccaactcacgccaatggtggagtcagtgttgttgtgtcaTGCCGGACGGGTCCCTCGAAACAAACAGATACAGTTTTAAAATACAAATCTTAATTATcataaaatagtaataaaattaaatctatctatctgattTTGATTATATTTGTTCTACTGCACAGAAGACTGTAAGGTTACATCTGTTTTGCTCAGTTGTAAAATGTCAGCTGTAAATAGACGTTTATTCCAATAGGACATCAGTGAAGAAAATACACTTCCTCCTCATGACTGTAAATAATCACATCCCATGTGTGGTCGCAGAAAAACTCCACGGACTACTCTTTAGCCTTTGTCATGAAGTTCAGATTTTGACAAAACATGGTGGCTGCCACATCCTTGTTCAACAACTCAACAACATGTCTGCTTCAGCAGTGGCCTCAGGTGTTTTTACTTAAGAGGCATTTGGAGGAGagatcagagagagagatgattcaCCCGTTTGGCATCCCCTCCTCATCCCCCTTTCCTCCAGTTCAGGAAGTTACCAGAGTTCATTCACcctgtgagagtgagtgaatgagggAGTGAAGGAAGACTGAGGCGTTGTCCTTGGCCCTGCCTCAACACCAACACTATAAAATGACTCTTGTGCACAATTGGGCCTCTGTATTTCCCTCTCAAACTCTCTCTGTCCTTTCTCCCTCTTTACATCCCCTGATTTTATCACTTTTTTTTGCACTTAAATGGAAGCAAAAACCTCTACTGCTCTTGCTACTATTTTCGGTTTTGCATCAGATCCCAGACAGCGTCTGCAGCTGGAAATTCTGAATTCAGGATGTGAGCACGTTATATGGACAGTACATAGGTAAACGTGTAACAGTTGCCATCACTggagaattaaagggatagttcacccaaaaatgaaaattctgtcttcatttactcaccctcatccaaacctgtatgactttcaatcATTCGTAGAAAACACAAAACGTGGTGTTAGGCAGTatgttgcctcagtcaccattcactttcattgtatggaaaaaagatgcaatgaatgtgaatggtgactgaggttaacatagTACATAagtgcatctccttttgtgtttcatgaaagaataaaaagagtacaggtttggaaaaacaggagggtgagtaaatgttgaagaattttcatttttgggtgaactagcctgTTTTTCTGGAGAGACAAATTCTGAGAGGCTGATTTAGAGGGGGAGTGTTGTTATGACAGAAAGAGCTGAAAGACTGAAGACATAAATCTCACGATCGTGAGTGAGAAAATTGTACTGCCTGAAATGAAAATCCCACTACATCTGACACTGCTCCACCCTCTCCTCTCCTGTTTATTCTATTGGCTTGCTGGCTTCTATAGCCCCTCccattctctctttcttacaaacaaacattttctcaAGCCCCTCCCACTCCCTCCCTCTCTGTTTCTGCAGAAATGTTTTGTAGAAAGTCTCAGCGAGAACTCTGCCTTGCTGGAGTAAAGGGCTGTTTCAGCTCAGGATGGTCTGGTAAAATTAGACTTGTAACGTATTTTGCATCCTTTTGGGAGATCTTTACTTAAAAACAACATACAGCAGACGAAGTAATTTTGTGGCACATCAGAGAATTTTGAAAGATGGGAAACATGCATTTTTAGGACAACTTTTCCAGGTTTTCACCCAGTAGTTCTTTTGGGGTTCCTCAAACAGTCAACGTTTTTTTTGGATTTGTGTCTAGAGATGTCTGCATCTGAATATTTCTGTGATAAcagaactgcttttttttttgtcaaaaacacCTAGGAAGACTGTGAAGGTTTCCTTCAGATAACTGCATCAGCAAACGTCATGAGAAGTTTGGAtctgaaatattccacaaaagcAATTGGTTCTGGAACCTTAAAAATGGAAGATAACAGCTACTGTATAAAGGACCGTTTCCACTTTTAGAACGTCGAAGCTCCAAAGAATTTCTGATTTGCCACTTCTGTTAACCACAGGACAAACATGTTTTGTCACAATCTTTCAAAGTTGACCAGCGTCTGTCCTAAGTCACAATAAATGCTTGACTCATATTTTGAGGAAAATGCTATTCAGTTTCTCCATGATAACGGACAACCTCCGTCTTTTATATGTGTGAGGATTTTGAGTACTTTAGCTGTTCTTGGAGGATTGTCTTTGGTGTTGTTTATAAGCCAGGACGAAGATCTCATAAGCTGAACCCCTTAAGTGAAAAACAGGTAATGCCAATCGACGCCTCCACAAGGGGTGCAGAGGTTACTTCAGGTCACTTCAGATTTTGGGCTGTTCTGAAGCTGGACTGAAGCGTAACACATGTTGTGAGGAATTCAACAATCATCAGGAACTGAGATCATTGGAACTGAGGCATTGGAGCATCTCCAGTGAGCAATGAAAGTCCTCAGTTTTGAGATggattctgattggctctctgacCGGGAGGCGGTCCAACAGCCTGAAGCATCCCAGTACCACTGGACTGACTGGGATTGGGATTCTGAGAGCATTCCTGCTGTAAGCAACCAATCAGAGAgtagaggaggaggagggagcTGTCCATTATAGCACAGCATTTTGCTTTGGTTTGCCTTAATTATGATAGACCTTCAGGATCATTCAGTGATGGTTTTCTGGGGGTCTGGAGACCACCTGTGCATGTTAGACGCTTtggggtgaatctcacgaaaactgTCATGAAAAAGTCCtggtcacattttttttttttaatcccaaccccaaaaaatatgaaaatatattttgcaaaaacaaaatgaagcctacatttaggaccatgaagaatgttttgcattttgacaAGCTACATTTTCCTCAAAAATTCTCATTTGCATAATGCATCTGGacattttacatattgttttcaattatgattctcattaccgtaacacagtcTTTTTCTTTTACCGTATTACTGTaaattttattacaattattttttttattaaaatctggGAAAATGAAAGACAGTGCCAAGTACtactataatgtataaatactatacaatttaaataatagatCATTATTTTTGCCACATTGCGGTAAtgtgaatatcataatgaccatcttatTTTGCATTGCGATAATCAGATTTGCTGTCTAAAATGTGTGAGACTTTCATTAAAACCATgccaatgtaaaaaattattaatggcCCTAAAATAGGCTTTATGCAAAATTACTGCAAAATTTACAGTAATTCATTATTGTTTCTTTTGAGTTTGGAGTAAATAGGACCACAAACATTTTTCATGTGAATCAACCTTTGAGAAAGTCTGACAGGTGGTTTTATTGAAAACACACAGTCATGTACACAGTCCTCTCGCCTTGTGGTAGAATTTGGACAACCTCCATGTGTTTgtggctcaaaaaaaaaaaacataaaccccATTTTTAACTTTTACTAGGTTGTGTGTCACAGAGCAGATCAAAGAAGACATCACCTGCCAAAGCATTTCTTTTGGTCTATTATATTTACTCTGAAAACATTTTCTTCCAAGTACAAAGAGGAATGCAAAAATTGTTTTACAAATAGTTTGTCTCCAATAAACAAGATTTGGTCTATCAAAGCTTCGTAAACCTCTGATCTGATGCATGCTGAATGTTTTATGTCTCTGTTTGAACTGTTTATGTCTAtgtttgggtttgtgtgtgtctgtataacAAATCTCATTCTCTCCTCTTGTATTTTAGGTTTTGAGCCCCACATACAAGCAGCGAAATGAAGACTTCAGGAAGCTCTTTAAGCAGCTGCCTGATACGGAGCGTCTCAtcgtgggtgagtgagtgagcaagaatcttaaagggatagttcacccaaaaattaaaattctctcatcaccagatgtatatgactttctttcttctgcaatcacaaattaagctttttcaaataatgtctcagatctgttggtcctcacagtgcaagtaAATTGTcaccagaactcagaaggcccaaaaaggacataaaggcagcataaaagtattccatatgactccagtggataaatctatatctaaaaacagaaaaacagataatattttagtccttttttactatcaatctccacctttgaccgccccctgaccagtaggtggctgaatgtgaaagtgaaagtgtagattttcagtaaaacatttgttttttaatattcaactctttctcacctacacctaacACATCACTttggaagatatggatttaaccactggattcttatgaattaattttatactgcctttatgtccttcttGGATCTTCAAAAAGGATCTTCtggtcacttgcattgtgaagaccaacagagctgagatattcttttaaaaatcttaatttgtgttttgcagaagaaataaagtcatacacatctgggatggcatgagggtgtgtaattgatgagaacattttcatttttggctgaactatccctttaatgatggAGTCAgttgaagggatagttcccccaaaggTCTATTCTTTTTACttgaaacacatacagtacatgtttattccaaggaacacaaaattggAATTTGGAATATAACACACAAGTCATGTAGACTGCATTAATGGTCCTCTTTTGGTGCTTGACAGCCCAAGTCAGCTTCTgtctttgacctttgacctcttaCCTCATTCCAACAGACTACTCCTGTGCCCTTCAGAGAGATATTCTCCTGCAGGGTCGCCTCTACCTCTCAGAAAACTGGATCTGTTTCTATAGCAATATCTTCCGCTGGGAAACCCTGGTGAGTTGAAGCATTACACTCATCTCCAATACAGAGGGCATCAGTCTCACATGCCACATGCTCTCACATTACACAGCTGGATCAGTAAAGATATGTGTGGAGAAACAGCTGATTctgcttaaaaataaaatttctacCCCTCATTTAAAGTTTATGTACTTTGTTCCTGTAATTTTAACTCTAGAAATTGATACACATTTAATATACCGTGTTTCAGCATGGTGATATTCAGCACTGTCTGCTGCTGGTTTGTTCAGGTTGAGTTTGTGTTGAGGTCTTTATCTGCATTTCTGCAAATAGCTGACTGTGAGGTTGAAAGACGTCTGCTCCATGACAAAAGAGAAGACGGCCAGACTCATCCCCAATGCCATTCAGCTGTGCACAGACAATGAGAAGGTAAGAACTGTACAGGCCCAGTATTTTCACCAGTGTAATGAACTCTACTGTACACACTCTAATATTTAATGTATTCTCTTCCAGCACTTTTTTACCTCATTTGGTGCAAGAGATCGAACGTACATGATGATGTTCAGACTCTGGCAAAATGCTCTCCTGGACAAGGTTggacaaaacattttcattatttccAAATGCATAATGAAATGTCTGGTAGCCATGTTagctcactctctttctctctttatctgTCATTGTTATCTAGCCATTATGTCCCAAAGAGCTGTGGCATTTTGTCCATCAGTGTTATGGGAATGAGCTGGGTCTGACCAGTGATGATGAAGATTATGTTCCTCCTGATGATGACTTCAACACCATGGGGTAAGTCTTGGCCTGTCTCATATGTTGCATCATCTAAttgattcattatttaaaaatgacagcTAATCAGAAACATACTGGACAACATCTGATACATACAATCAAATTCACACTCTCAGTTAAAGCTAATCAAAAACGCTCAATTAGGTACAGTATGTATACAACTAGTCCAATACAACCAGTCAGACACAGCCAATTAAATACAACTAATCAAATACACCCAATCAGATACATGTGCAACCTGTCAAACACAGCCATTCAAATACACTCATTtatatgcatatacagtacatctagTGCAGGGGCGGCAACCTATTGCACACGTGCCAGCTTTGGcacgcagaggggtaatcactggcacaccagcaaCAGCGTGAGAAGAGTAGACTGTAGACGAATACCAAACAGCGTTTTTgtgcccttgaagggcactgcgggAACGGGGCACCACACGAAGGGTTGTTGCAAATGAAAGTGGACAACTCAAGCCCTCCAcggagggcccttccacaaggccATTAGCGAAGGGTACATGCAATGGTCGCTTTGAGGAAGTAATTTTATCATTAATGTTCACGTCACCTTGGGTGGCGTTTCCTTgggatatatttttaaagcaactGGAATTCGCCCtatttcatttatataaattctgcacctacattccaatctacatcttgatgtaatccttcctcatgatcacggtgtgtgttttcatgagctgaatttaaggcaaaacaaaaatgtaaaatgtgacaaGACTGTAGTATACCCAACAGATTTGTGTAGTGCGCCGGCGGCGCTTCACTTTCTGTTAATTGTGCGAGTAAATGCGCCCGCTTTGCTTCAGTCAGGCTGCGTGggtgacagcctacattccgtgtttcatttgtttctttttgctttcagaacaacatgtgatgtaataaggaaaacaccactattaatccttgaggtttccaacccagcatacaggtacaccctccttaaaccatggtcacacttaaaattacattaaacgataaaaagagaaaacataaacccacatcgtgtggttcaaaaatcttttcaagtctattaaaaatataaataaaaactgaaataaagttttaggatttagcaggtgcgattcaccgaaaagggctaaatCGCTAATCGACTTGggatgcgcgaatggcttgcacgtgcaGTGCGAGCCTCATCACTCTTTAATAGTGTTCAGCTCGTGAAAACacactgcgtgatcatgaggaaggattacatcaagatgtagaatGGAATGCACTTGTGAAacgtcatataaataaaatagcttgCTCCTCTCTGGCTGTTGCTTGCGtgctagtgattacatgattacaatgacATATTTAATATTCCACACAATTTTGGGTCAGTAatcaaatatgcaaatttttgacattaaagggttagttcacccaaaaatttaaattgtcccataatttactcacccttaagccatcctaggtgtatatgactttcttctttcagccaaacacaatctgagttacACTAAAAAacatcctggctcttccaagctttacaATGGGAGttaatggtaccttagattttgaagcccaaaaaacaacatccatccatccatccatcaatccatccatccatccatccatccatccatccaaaaaataacccatacggctccaggggggtTAATaaatgccttctgaagcaaagtgaTGCGTTTTTGttagaataatattaatatttatacatttataaactatacAGACAATCAAATACACCAATCAGATACATGTGCAAGCAGTCATACACCCAATCAAAAACTCCCAATTAGATACATGTACAACCTGTCAAACACCAAATCAGGCACAGCCAATCAAATACAGCCAATCAGATACAGCCAATTAAATATAACCAATCACATACAAGTACAACCAGTCAAATACAGCCAGTCAGATACAGCCAATTAAATGCAACCAATCAGATACAGGCAGTCAAAAGTACCCAGTCAGATACAGCAAACTGAACACACTAAATCAGATACAGACAATTAAATACAACCAATCAGGTACAGACATTAAAAAATACCAAATTAGATAGAGCAAATCAAACACACTCAGTCAAAAAAAGCCAATCATAAACAACTAGTCAGATACAGCCAATCAAAAACACCCAGTCAGAGACAGCCAGTCAGATAAAGCCAGTTAAATACAACCAGTCAGATACAGGCAGTCAACAATACCCAATCAGACACAGCAAATCAAACACACCCAATCAGATACAACCAATCAAAAAACAACCAGTAAGATACAGCCAATTCAAAACTCTTAATCAGATGTAGCTAGTCAAAAACACCTGGTCTGATACAGCCAATCCAATGCACCAATCACATATACTGTAGCTAATCAAAAAGACCCAGTTAGACAGAAATACCCAACCAATCAGATACATCTAGGTAAACCCAGTACACCCAATATCCATTTGACACTTCAGAACTCATCATTCATTGCTGCACACATCTCCATCTCTTCATTTCcttcatccccttttctcccactGTCATTCACATCATTATCTGTGGGAGCTGGTCTGTTCTGCTGCCCGAGCTGGTAATCTTGACCTGCAGCTGTTGCCTCTCTCCCTGGTGCAGGTACTGTGAAGAGATTCCTGTTGAAGACAATGAGGCTAATGACAACTGCCCCAAAACCCCAGAGGCCAAAATAGACATCAGCCCCCAGCTACACAGGAAAGCGTTCCCCAATAGCGGTCTCAATTCCACAGATAGCACAGATGCACCGGTCAATGTAAGCACCAGGTTCCTTCCCAAAACACATCACAGCATTAGTGTGGATATAAAAATTGTCCACCAGATGCTCCCATCTTGTATGAACTATTCACATCTTTGTAGAACACATAATTACAAGTTGGAAGGTCTGAATTTAGAGAAAGGTTCTAGAGAAACTTCTTAACActtatatatatgatattatatataattaatatggCTTACCGTTACCATAGCTTGCACAAAAGAGTCGGCTAGCCAACCACTTGATGATAGTTAGCAAAATGTTGGCTAATCAAAGAGTGTTGCCATAGAAAGGACGTGAACTGCACCAAATCTTGGCATTGCTGTAATGTGACGTGAACATAGCATTACTCTAATTAACAGCATAACCTCAGTACTAAAGTTTTAAATACGAGTTTAAAACTTCAGTACTGAGGTTATGCTGTATTTTGaccatttgaaatatgttttctcGTAAACCAGTCATACATATGTGCTGTATCAAATTCTGATCAGTTCACAGaaatgatttattattgttatgtGTCTGTGTAGTTTGACATGCCCCCAGTGGAAGACTTTACAGGCTGTGTTCCAGAAGATCTCCTGCCTCTGCCTTTACCTGACAACATGCTGTCTGATACCAGTGGCTCTGTCCCTGTTCACACCCCCTCCCCCTCCCTTGATTTTAACGACAATGAGGACTTGCCCACCGAACTCAGCGACTCCTCAGAAACACACGACGAAGGTGTGTTAAcactaccaaaaacaaaagactgagtagcaaaaacacttttcagttaTTTTGAGACACTATAAATAATGATTTCCTTGCAACTTGATGAGCAAATTAATATTTTgagtttaaaaattatttagaatgTCAGTCCGTCCATCGGATTTACTTACGGTGTCTTTGGGGACACTGTCCCAACAACTGGGGCCTCTTCCTGTTTAAAACTTAACACAGATctcatctgtgtgtttgtgtgttctcagCTGGGGAAATACAGGCCTTCCAGGAGGATTTGAATGGGAAGCTTTACATTAATGAGGTGTATAAGTTCAGTGTGGATAAACTCTATGACATCCTCTTCACTGAATCCCAGTTCATGAGGGACTTTCTGGAACAGAGACGCTTCTCGGGTGAGCACCTGAAACCAGGCTCGTGCCAGTATCTGCAATGTAGCATGGTAGCAAATGGTTGATATCATAtagatataatacaatttattgaCAGTTTTGAAACTGATGCAAAGGAAACTACCTCTTAAATCACCAACTGGGCACAGATATAGGCTGATCATCTCAAAATGGACTAATCACTCTCAGTGATATTTTGGTCTATCACTTGCTTGTAGTGATCCCACAAGAGAATGCAGGTTTTACtgatatttcttatttttactgATTTACCACTAccaccgtctctctctctctctctctctctctctctctctctctctctctctctctcgtagatGTGGTTTATCACCCCTGGAGGAAGGAGGAAACGGGTAATCAGACTAGAGAGATCATGTACACCATCTCCCTCTCCAACCCGCTTGCCCCAAAGACAGCCACAGTCACAGAGACACAGGTGAGCTTACCCCAGTCCCCCAGAACAGATTAACAAGACAGAGCCTAAACGGTGAAGTTCACATTTGCCCTCTTTGCGGCATGACGTACAaaattgttattacatttttgacaaaaataCGCACAAAAATCGAGCAACGGACTTGTCTGTGATTGATTAATGCTCCATTACTGCAAAGAACACATTGTAAATTGTGCAAAAGAAATAGACCACAATGTATGCTGTAAATGACACTTTTAACTATTGAAATCTCGTAATCTCGATTATTTATTTGACGAATTGCTCAGCCctatttatactgtatgtgggACATGTTTAGTGTAGTTTCTGTCGTTATGATGCTATAAAAAGCTgtagtttctttgttttttccttCTAGACGTTACATAAGGCCAGTCAGGTGAGCGAGTGTTACATCATCGATGCTGAAGTCATCGCTCATGATGTCCCGTATCACGATTACTTTTACACGCTCAACCGTTACATGCTCACTAGAGTAGCCAAGAACAAGTGCCGCCTCAGGTAAACTCCacacaataatattataatcCAATTATAATTTCATTTGAATGTTGTCAATAATGTGCCCTGTGTGCTATACAAAGTTAAATTCAaacattacagtatatatataatgtaaaagttAGAAAGCACTCTTGTGTTAATTAACTTGGAAGGATATCGGCTGAACTGCGCTACAGGAAGCAGCCATGGGGATTGGTCAAGGGCTTTATAGAGAGAAACTTCTGGAGTGGCCTAGATGAATATTTCAGGTATTTAGGTGAGTTCTGACATGGCAGGgataacacaataaaaacactgcaGATTAAAGTTTTCAATTGaaattcaataattaaaaaaaatatattattttgcattGCCAAGTGTTTGAACCTTACAGTGTACTATGAAAATAGTGCAgaaatacataatataaaataacaatagcACAAATGGAGTAAACAAGTAATAACACATCATTTAAATTATGATAAATTAAGCCATAAATTATAACGGAATAAACAAAGTGACacaatgattaaataataatagatatGATTTATTAAGAAGGAAGTGAAGAtgaaatataaaactaaatatgCTAGTAATTGTCTAAAAACTAAGTGTgcaaacaatctttttttttttctgtgtatgtgtgtgtgtgtagagttggAGTTAAGTAAGGTACAGCTGCTGCTTTCTGAACCTCACAAACAGTCTCCCAACTCCAAAGCATTACGCACAGCTACAATGAGGCGTCGGAAACGCCCCCTGACGCACATGAGACAGCAGAACCTGGATGAGGCGCTCAGTCCCGTCACCACACCTGAAGACGAGGAGAGTGTCGTCCACCGCATCAAACACGTGGCAGGTGAGACATCAACCAGACTTCTTCCTGAAAGACTCAGATCCACTAAGGATTATGTGCTTGTCCTGTCTTAAATGAGCCTTGCTTTACACATTTTACCCATTTGTactttataaagaaaaaaataacaattctatgtatgtttttttatccATCCCAATGAGATACTGTACTTCATATAGTGTATGTTTCTGAGCACagcaatattttgtttaatgtgtTCTCTATTCCTTCATTAAGCATTCTATACAATGTCACCCACTCCACAGGATCCACGCAGACCAGACACATCCCGGAACACAGATCTGAGGGCCTGGCTCTCTACAGTTTTTCCAAACTCCTGCTCATCATCAGTTCTGTGTGAGTATTTTCAATGAGAGACCAGAATCAGACCAACAAATCACACCTAGGAATTAATGAACAAACTCACATGCGGCTCATTTGAAGCAGCCACATCATGGAATACagattttgtcctttttaaaagttaaaacgTAAATAAAAATTTTTATATTTGTGATGTCACAGTCGTGTATATATTAGTATAAATAGTGCACATGATGGCCAGCTTTGATGAATAATAGCATGACCTATATTAGGCAATCAAAAggtcatttatacagtatataagaatGTACCGATGTATctatcggccaattattgaccaatttaaaccaaattttttctttcttgttctcaCATTAATGAGCACAAACTTGCATTACAGACGTGACAGTTGTTAAAGTAGCACTTACctatacatgatgagggaaaccatccgAAACGCTTTGACtcactttga
The sequence above is drawn from the Xyrauchen texanus isolate HMW12.3.18 chromosome 43, RBS_HiC_50CHRs, whole genome shotgun sequence genome and encodes:
- the LOC127635649 gene encoding protein Aster-B-like; this encodes MVQSRTLSCTSPVKLGCHLRVSTLRKRLNFRRDLTASNSNRSTPACSPVLRKRSRSPTSQSPEGENMVEKSSDHSSDKSPSTPEQAVQRTYSQTLHTTRPGGKNSKSHKRLSKKSQSWYNVLSPTYKQRNEDFRKLFKQLPDTERLIVDYSCALQRDILLQGRLYLSENWICFYSNIFRWETLLTVRLKDVCSMTKEKTARLIPNAIQLCTDNEKHFFTSFGARDRTYMMMFRLWQNALLDKPLCPKELWHFVHQCYGNELGLTSDDEDYVPPDDDFNTMGTTCDVIRKTPLLILEVSNPAYRYCEEIPVEDNEANDNCPKTPEAKIDISPQLHRKAFPNSGLNSTDSTDAPVNFDMPPVEDFTGCVPEDLLPLPLPDNMLSDTSGSVPVHTPSPSLDFNDNEDLPTELSDSSETHDEAGEIQAFQEDLNGKLYINEVYKFSVDKLYDILFTESQFMRDFLEQRRFSDVVYHPWRKEETGNQTREIMYTISLSNPLAPKTATVTETQTLHKASQVSECYIIDAEVIAHDVPYHDYFYTLNRYMLTRVAKNKCRLRISAELRYRKQPWGLVKGFIERNFWSGLDEYFRYLELELSKVQLLLSEPHKQSPNSKALRTATMRRRKRPLTHMRQQNLDEALSPVTTPEDEESVVHRIKHVAGSTQTRHIPEHRSEGLALYSFSKLLLIISSVLVLLVFLNMMLFYKLWMLEYTAQSLTSWHGLRSRESKLPQTQIEWAQLLESQQLYHENELEKWREIIKSSVLLLDEMRESLMKLQKGVGIRDQESDSEERTRHH